A stretch of the Acidobacteriota bacterium genome encodes the following:
- a CDS encoding Rab family GTPase — protein sequence MLQKKICTLGAYAVGKTSLLARFVKSLFSEKYLTTIGVKVDKKIVQIDGQEVMLMLWDLAGEDEYLQLRTSYLRGAAGYLLVVDRTRPKTLEMALDLKQRVEEEIGELPFILVFNKSDLLDELKIARSAIEHLAGQGFEVLETSAKTGQGVEQAFLSLTKKILKL from the coding sequence ATGTTACAGAAAAAAATCTGCACGCTTGGAGCTTATGCGGTCGGTAAAACCAGCCTGCTGGCGCGGTTCGTCAAAAGCCTTTTTTCGGAAAAATATCTCACCACCATCGGCGTTAAAGTCGATAAAAAAATTGTTCAGATAGACGGACAGGAGGTTATGCTGATGTTGTGGGATTTGGCAGGCGAAGACGAATACCTGCAACTCAGAACCTCGTATCTGCGCGGCGCGGCGGGTTATCTGCTGGTAGTCGATAGAACGCGCCCGAAAACTTTAGAGATGGCATTGGATTTAAAACAGCGGGTTGAGGAAGAAATCGGCGAGTTGCCGTTTATTCTGGTATTCAACAAATCGGATTTGCTGGATGAGTTAAAAATTGCCAGGAGCGCCATAGAGCATCTTGCCGGACAAGGTTTTGAAGTGCTGGAAACCAGTGCTAAAACCGGGCAAGGCGTAGAACAAGCGTTTTTGTCTTTGACGAAAAAAATTCTCAAGCTGTAA